TCAGGGATTAAGTGATATTCCCCATCTAAGGTTCTATACGCTGGTACGCGAAGGGTTCCTCCACTATCCGGTCTATCTACCCATCCTACCATGATACCATTATCATTAACGGCGTACGCGGCACTTGCTTCTCCTTGGGGATCTAAAGAAATTATAAGCTCTTCGGTTTGTGTATTGTACAAAAATCCGCCGTAGTCATTTCCAATGTTAGATTGGCCTGTTACATATTGGCTGTTTGGAGATATTCCGTATGGTGTGTTTTCATCATAATCGTATGGATCTTGCTCTGCAGTAAAACCTATTGGGTTCCAAACACCATTAAATCTGTAGGCTGCTTGTAGAATGAATTCTGGTTCATCAAAAAACATATATCCGGCAACATTACCATCGTTATTATTTGCCTGTACCATAAATGCGTCAGACTCGATTGGTGTAAAAGTATTCGTCTCAAAGTCGTAATAATCAAAAACTGTAACTCCGAAGCCATTGTCGTTTACGTCGTTAAAACGGGTAGACATTTCGGTTTGTACTTTAAGTTCAATTTGCGCTTGTGCTGCGAATGCCGCCATTAAAAAACACGCTAAAATTGTGCTTTTCGTTAAAAAAGTAATTTTCTTCATTTTCGTTTATAAATAGAATTAGTAAAATTTGATGCCGCAAAGTAAAGCGAATCCAGCAATTTTAAAAGTAACGCCCTTTCAGAATTCAGAATTCTAATACCGTTTAATTGTTAAAATGCTAAAAATTAGGCGGTTAACGTGGGGTGGTTTAGGGGTATTTCGTTAGGTTATCAGCAGTAAAAAATTAAAATTCCAATTTTTTCTTAAGTGATTTTAGACTCTTTTCCGAATAAATTACCGAACGAATTAATAAAATAACACCGAGTAGAATTAAAGAAATAAATAATATTTGAAGAATTCTCGTGGTTTTTTTAACGGATGCAAGTTTTTTAGAATTCGTGATAATTAAATCGTTGATAGATGTATCTATCGTTTGCCTTTCTGTTTTTGTAAGTTCTTTGTGGATTTCTAAATTTTTACTTTTAAATACCGCATAACCTTTTAAATTGCCTGTGGCCAAATAATTTGTCGCTAAGGCATTATACAAGGCTCGATTTAAAACTTTGTCGCCAACATCCTGCGAATTTTGTAGCGCTTCTTCAATAAGCGCTATAGCTTTTTGATATTCGCCTTGTGATGTGTAAACTTCGGCAAGTCCTTTTTGGGCAAAGGCTACCAAGCTTTTTGCGTCTATTGTTTTGGCATATTTTACCCCTTGCAAAAAGCTGTTTTCTGCTTCCTTGAGTCTTCCTAAAGTAATTAAACAATTGCCCCTATTGTAATAAGAAGTACTAATATTGGCTTTTACCGCGGGATGATCCAGAATATTTTTATAATCTTCTATGGCTTTTTCGAAATAATTAAGTGCAATATCGCAACTCATCTGTTCGCGATATACAAAACCACGTACTAAATTATTGTAACCCAAGCTTCTAATGGTTACTTCATTTTGAGGCAATTGCTCAATTAACAATTTGGCTTGGTCTAAATACGTAATGGCTTTGTCGTATATTTTTAGCTCTTGATATTGCCCGCCAATTCTATTTAAAAGTTTAATCTTTAAATAAGCGTCGGTTAATTTGGGTAATAATTCTAGGGCTTTAAGGGTGTATTCCAAAGATTTTTCATAATCTCTTTTAGATGAATAGGCTGTAGATATAATTAAATACACCCGTACTTTGGCATCTGCCGAAAGATTAGTTTTGGTGAGTATCTCGGTTGCCAGTTTAATTGAGGTATCGGGATTTTCGTAAATCTGCTGCGTGGCTACCGAAAGAATGCTATCTGTCTTGGATTGCGACAACGCAGTTAGTGGCAACAATATAATTGCTGCCATCCATAAATACCTTTTATATAAACAATTAGTTGTCAATTTTTAGATTGCTTTGTGCCAATTCGTTCTTTTTTATCTTTTAAAATAGTAATAAAAGCTGTGGGTGGAATGCCTGTTACCGATTTAAATACCGTAGCGAATAAACTATGCGATGTAAACCCGCTATCCTGAGCCAAATAACTTATTTTGTATTGTAAATAGGCCGGGTCTTTTTTTAGTTTTTCAATTATATAATTTATGCGCAGTTCGTTTATATAAGCGTTGAAATTCTTTTGTTTATGGAAATTTACAACCTCCGAAAGATATTTTGTATTTGTTTCAAATTGAAGTGCCAATAATGAAAGCGACATATCTTGCTTTGTGAATTCGATAGAATTTTCAAAGGTGTTTAACTTTTCTAAAATCTTTTCTTCGGTTTCTTTCGGAACTGTAGAGTGTTTTACAACTTCTTCCTTTGGTGGAGTAATGGCTGCTGGTTTTTGCTTTTTTTCAAAATACTCAATATAGTTTTCGTATTGCTTTGCTTTTATTCGATAACGAAAAGCCAAATAGCCCCACAATAGTAACACCATAATTAAAAGAGCACTAAAAAATAAAACATTCCAACGTAAAGACTTTTGGGCTGTTGCCAACTTTTCTGCCTCATTGGTGCTGCTGAAATTAAAAGCTATATTAACTGCGTCATTTTCCACATCGGTCTGTGCGCTGTTTAGCAATTGTGTTTTGGCATTTTGATTTTTAAAGTTTTCTAAATCGTTTAGAGCTAAATAATTATCTGCGATTGCTTCTGATATAGAAATTTGCTCCTGAAGATGTGTGAATTTTTCGGCAATGCGCAGTGCAACTTGCAAAGAATCGATTGCGGCGGTATGCTGTTTTTGAAGAAAGAGATAATTGCCAAAAAGTTGCAAACTCTTCATTTCCAGATAATTTTCGGGATTGTATTTTTTGCTTTCAGTGT
This region of Aequorivita marisscotiae genomic DNA includes:
- a CDS encoding helix-turn-helix domain-containing protein translates to MSISQEDNINQLLTQAENTIYANPQEAIRIVEYINTKTDNPAQRLHASYLLTTSYYIQGTLDKALEVGLKALHDNTQELSINNVKLYALLIKILKELELNKLATRYTTAAIKASNSLTDSAIQEWLQGKILQYNTVSDSAEATQKTFQRLYKSKAYLTKFTGPFQTSQIGNINLDIAALQLREFQLDSVSYYLDEAYTESKKYNPENYLEMKSLQLFGNYLFLQKQHTAAIDSLQVALRIAEKFTHLQEQISISEAIADNYLALNDLENFKNQNAKTQLLNSAQTDVENDAVNIAFNFSSTNEAEKLATAQKSLRWNVLFFSALLIMVLLLWGYLAFRYRIKAKQYENYIEYFEKKQKPAAITPPKEEVVKHSTVPKETEEKILEKLNTFENSIEFTKQDMSLSLLALQFETNTKYLSEVVNFHKQKNFNAYINELRINYIIEKLKKDPAYLQYKISYLAQDSGFTSHSLFATVFKSVTGIPPTAFITILKDKKERIGTKQSKN
- a CDS encoding tetratricopeptide repeat protein — translated: MAAIILLPLTALSQSKTDSILSVATQQIYENPDTSIKLATEILTKTNLSADAKVRVYLIISTAYSSKRDYEKSLEYTLKALELLPKLTDAYLKIKLLNRIGGQYQELKIYDKAITYLDQAKLLIEQLPQNEVTIRSLGYNNLVRGFVYREQMSCDIALNYFEKAIEDYKNILDHPAVKANISTSYYNRGNCLITLGRLKEAENSFLQGVKYAKTIDAKSLVAFAQKGLAEVYTSQGEYQKAIALIEEALQNSQDVGDKVLNRALYNALATNYLATGNLKGYAVFKSKNLEIHKELTKTERQTIDTSINDLIITNSKKLASVKKTTRILQILFISLILLGVILLIRSVIYSEKSLKSLKKKLEF